GGCTTTCGTTATTTACTGGTGCACGTGGCTGGCGGACTTTCCTTGCTTGCCGGCATCATTTTGCATCATGGCGCCACAGGCAGCCTGGCTTTCCAGTCCATGGCGTGGGGGCAGGGAGGCGTGGCGGCGTGGTTGATCCTGGTGGGTTTTCTGTTGAATGCAGCCGTGCCCCCACTGCACGCCTGGCTGCCGGATGCGTATGCGGAAGGCACTTTCAATGGTTCAGTTTTCTTGTCCGCGTTGACCACCAAGACGGCGGTGTATGCCTTGTGCCGTGGTTTTGCGGGATGGGAAATCTTGGTGCCACTGGGGGTGGTCATGGCGTTGTATGGGGTGGTGTATGCAGTGCTGGAAAATGACTGCCGCCGGTTGCTGGCTTATCACATCATCAGTCAGGTGGGCTACATGGTGGCCGGGGTAGGCATGGGCACAGCCATGGCCATCAATGGGGCCTGCGCCCATGCTTTTGCGCACATCCTCTATAAAGGTTTGCTTTTCATGGGCTGTGGCGCCGTGTTGCATATGACGGGCGAGAGCCGATTTACAGAACTGGGGGGCTTGTACAAGAAGATGCCATGGACTTTTCTGTTCACTTTAATTGGCGGCCTTTCCATCTCGGCTTTTCCCCTGTTCAGCGGCTTTGTCAGCAAGTCCATGATTGTGGCGGCTGGCTTTGAGGGGCACCGTCTGGGGGCAGCCTATTTGCTGATGCTTGCGTCGGTTGGCACTTTCCTGCATACAGGTTTGAAGGTGCCTTATTTCATCTGGTTTGGGCAAAACCGTTGTCGTCCGGAGACCTGGGAGCGTGCGGCTGACCCGCCCTGGAACATGAATGCGGCCATGGCTATTGCATCCTTTCTGTGCATTTTTATTGGCATATACACACCCTACTTGTACAACATGCTGCCGCATCAGGAAGTAGTGGCCGATTATCACCCCTATACCGCGTATCATATCTCTGAGACTTTGCTGGTGCTCTTGTTCACCGCGGTGGGCTTTTTCCTGTTGCTGAAAAAACTGGAACCCACTCCCACCATCAGCCTGGATTTGGACTGGTTTTACCGCAAGGCGGGCCGGGTATTTTTGCGCGTTGCGGAAGGGCCGGTGCAATGCCTGGATGCATGGGTGGGCACTCTCTATCAGCGGCTGGGGCTGGCCGGTTTGATGCGTGCCGCCCGGCTGATGGGCCAATTTGATCAGCGCGTCATTGACGGGGCGGTGGATGGGCTGGCGGCGGCCATCGGGGCTGCTGGCGCACGGGTGCGCCTGGCGCAACGCGGCCATTTGCAGGAAAGCTTGGCGCTGGCTTTCGCCATGGCTGCCGTGCTGCTCCTGTTGTTTCTTTGGATTTGGTAGATGCCTGACTTGTTCAACAATATCGGTTTCCCCTGGCTGAGCGTTTTGATTTTCAGCCCGCTGGTAGCGCTGACGGTGCTGTTATTGCTGCCGGGGGCGCGCGCTCAACGCTGGTGGACCCTGTTTTTCACCACGGGGGAGTTTGCAGTTTCGTTGCTCCTTTATCCCCAATTTAACCCGCAGACCGCGGCCTATCAGTTTGTGGAGCAACATGCTTGGATTGCTCCGTGGAAGATTCATTATACGGTGGGGGTGGACGGCATCAGTTTGTGGCTGGTTCTGTTAACCACCCTGGTGATGCCTCTGTGTGTGCTGGCTTCATGGACCTACATCCAAACCCGGCTGAAGGAGTTTTTGGCGGCTCTCTTGTTGATGGAAACCGCCATGTTGGGGGTGTTTTGCGCGCTCGACTTCGTGCTCTTTTTTGTTTTCTGGGAAGCCATGTTGATTCCCATGGCGTTAATCATCGGTGTCTGGGGCGGTCCGCGCAGAATCTATGCCGCGCTCAAGTTCTTTGTCTATACCATGGCCGGCTCGGTGTTTCTGCTGGTGGCTATCATTGCCTTGTTTTTGCAGGCCGGAACGTTTCACATTCCCGATTTAATGGGGCGGGAGTACCCCATGAACGTTCAGTTTTGGGTCTTCCTCGCTTTCTTCATTTCCTTTGCCATCAAAGTGCCCATGTTTCCCTTTCACACTTGGTTGCCGGCAGCCCATGTGGAAGCTCCCACGGCGGGCAGTGTGCTGCTTGCCAGTATTCTTCTTAAGATGGGCGGTTACGGTTTTGTGCGATTGAGCCTGCCCATAACCCCACAAGCTGCACAGCTATTTGCTCCGGCAATTCAGTGGCTATCGGTCATCGCCATTATCTACGGGGGCCTGGCGGCTTTGGCACAAACCGACATGAAAAAGCTCGTGGCTTATTCTAGTGTGGCGCACATGGGGTTTGTGACGCTGGGCATATTTACTTTTACCAGTGGCGGCCTCGAGGGTGCCATGCTGCAGATGATCAATCATGGGATAACTACCGGCGCGCTGTTTATTTGTGTGGGACTGCTCTACGAGCGGTTGCATACCCGCGAAATGAATGCCGCGGCGGGGGTGGGGAAATTCATGCCTGTTTTCATCACCGCCTTTGGCGTGTTCGCCCTGTCCAGCATGGCTTTTCCGGGCACCAACAGTTTCATTGGCGAATTTTTAGTTTTGGCCTCCACCTTTGCTTCTGTGCCGATGGTGGCCGTGGCGGCGGTGCCGGGAGTTATCATTGCGGCCGCGTATCTTTTGCGCCTGCTTCAACGCCTGGCGTGGGGCGGCACCTGCAACCCTGACCATGCTGGCATCAAAGACTTAAGCTGGCACGAAATTGCAGCCTTGTTGCCGTTGTTCATGCTGGTTTTTTGGCTGGGACTGAAGCCCGGTTCCTTCGTGGAGGCCATGCGGCCTAGTTTGCTAAACCTATTGCAACAAGTTCAGTCGGCAGCGAAATTATGAACATCTCCCGCCTCGGCTTTCGTGAGACAACAAACCCGCGCACTGCCGGGGGAGCGCTTGTCTTTGCTCTTGAATCCAACTACGAAGTTGCCTGCCCGGCAGGTCATGGATCCTTTTGATGCTGCATTTTATCAATTCATATTTGCCTGAGCTGCTGCTGCTAACCGGGGCGCTTGCCCTGTTCTTTGTCACGCTGGGCGAGCGCCGCAGCCTCCTGGCCCGTCGGGTAGCCTTGGGAACGGCACTGGCCACCATTGCCGCCTGTGTCCTGGCCCTGCCGGCGGAATCCATTCTATTCGACGGCGCTTATCGCGTGGATGGGTTTTCACAGATTCTTAAGTTATTCCTGGCCTTGGGGCTGTTTCTGGCGTTGCTTACCGCAGGCGGGCTGCGGGATATTCCCGCCGATTTCCGCCCCGAATTTTATCTTTTCACCGTCCTTGGCGGCTTTGGCCTGGTGACATTGGTAAGCTGTGTGGATGTACTGACGCTGGTGGTGGCTTTGCAAATGGCATCGTTCCCGTTGTACCTGCTGGTGCCGCTGCGCCGTGAGCGCGAAGGGCAGCGTGCACAAATGGAGTCCGCGGCCAAATACATCATGTTCGGCATCGCCGCCAATGGCATCATGCTGTTTGGCCTGAGTTATCTGTATGGCCTTACGGGGGCCACCGCTTTGCCAGCCCTCATGCATAAATTGCGGCCCGTGGCAGAATCGCCTCTGGCCTTGGCCGGGCTGGCACTGACGTGTTGTGGGCTTTTCTACAAACTGGCGGTCTTCCCCTTTCATTTTTGGACGCCGGATGTTTATCAAGGTTCCTCCAACGAATCTGCTGCCATTATCGCATCTTTACCCAAATTGGGCGCGGTGGCCGTCCTGGCCCGCCTGACCGCGCTGGCCAGCCCAGACAACCCGCGCTTTGCTTTGTTGCTGGCAGTGCTGGCAGCAGCCTCGATGTTTTACGGCAACCTGGCGGCGCTGGTGCAGACGGATCTTAAACGGTTGCTGGGCTTCAGCGGCATTGCACATGCAGGCTATACGGTGGTGGGCTTGGTGGCCTTGGATCGCGACGGCCGCGCCGCTGCATTGTACTACCTTTTTGCCTACCTTTTCATGACGCTCGCCTGCTTCACGGTGGTTTGCCGCGTGTCTTATGAAGGACGCAACGTGGCTATGAGTGAACTGGCCGGGCTGCACCGCCGCTCGCCTTTGTTGGCGTGGACACTGTTGGCCGGGGTATTTGGGCTGGCCGGGGTGCCTCCTCTGGCAGGTTTCATTGGCAAGCTGGCATTACTCAAGGCCGCGCTGGCACAAGGCTGGTTGTGGTTGTTGGTGCTTGCGGTTCTGAACAGTGCCATCGCGGTTTATTATTATCTGCTGCTCATTCGCGAGGCCTTCTTCCGGGATGCCACACCGGAGGCGCCGGTGCTTGAATTGGATGCCGCTACGCGCTGGCTTTGCTGGCTATTGGTGGTCTTGATTCTGGCCCTGGGACTTTTTCCCGGACGCATCATTGCGTTGCTAGGCATGGTGGTCTGAGGGAACGACGGCAGCGCTGCCTCAGGCTGGTTTCCATTTCACCGGCACTTTGACTTTCCTTCCGGTGTTATCGAGATACCAGACGTGCTGATGAGCAACCCCGTATTCATGTAGCAGACGCGTTAGTTTCACATCGTAGCAGCAGTATTCGGCAATTTCTAAAAGTTTGCCCTGCTTGAACCACTCCAGTGCCTGCATGCCCTGGCTGGTTTTGTTCACCCCAAGGGTGGCGGCAGCAACATCATCCAGAGGCAGCCGCCGGTTGGTGGCCGCTTGCAGTTCCAGCAGCAGGTCCAGACTGGGGATTTGCCGCAAATCCATGGGCGTGTAGGCATGTAAAACCTCGTAGTCGAAGCGTTCATGATTGTAACCCACGACCAGGTCAGCACGCATCAATTCCTTGATTAACTGGTCCACCTGGGATTCGAGGAAAATTTTATATTCGCGGGCGGCAGTGCTGTAAATCACGCCCACGCTCATGCGCATGTCGCCAATCTTATGCCATCCGCCGACTTCTTCGGCAGATTTCTGTGTTTCAACGTCGAGATAGACGATATTTTTCATTGCCCCGCTGTTGTACGCCAAATGTTGCGGTTGCCAAACCTAATTTACTGCCATTTGTGGCAGCGCCGAAATGGGGCTCTGCCGCAGCCATAATGCGTGGGAAGGGCAGGGGATGGGCATTCCCCGCCTGCGTTTTTCCGCTTCCTCCCTTGTCTTCCTCTTGCTCTCCAAG
This is a stretch of genomic DNA from Fontisphaera persica. It encodes these proteins:
- a CDS encoding Na(+)/H(+) antiporter subunit D: MSDLWLHPALILVLGALVLPWLPERARKIWLLAIPLLAFWRVTQLTPGIHGELAFLKWTLVFGRVDALSQIFGYIMGLVCVIATLYGWHVKESGQHSAAWFYAAGSLGVIYAGDFLVLFVFWELMAFASVFLVWYRRGRRALAAGFRYLLVHVAGGLSLLAGIILHHGATGSLAFQSMAWGQGGVAAWLILVGFLLNAAVPPLHAWLPDAYAEGTFNGSVFLSALTTKTAVYALCRGFAGWEILVPLGVVMALYGVVYAVLENDCRRLLAYHIISQVGYMVAGVGMGTAMAINGACAHAFAHILYKGLLFMGCGAVLHMTGESRFTELGGLYKKMPWTFLFTLIGGLSISAFPLFSGFVSKSMIVAAGFEGHRLGAAYLLMLASVGTFLHTGLKVPYFIWFGQNRCRPETWERAADPPWNMNAAMAIASFLCIFIGIYTPYLYNMLPHQEVVADYHPYTAYHISETLLVLLFTAVGFFLLLKKLEPTPTISLDLDWFYRKAGRVFLRVAEGPVQCLDAWVGTLYQRLGLAGLMRAARLMGQFDQRVIDGAVDGLAAAIGAAGARVRLAQRGHLQESLALAFAMAAVLLLLFLWIW
- a CDS encoding NADH-quinone oxidoreductase subunit N produces the protein MPELLLLTGALALFFVTLGERRSLLARRVALGTALATIAACVLALPAESILFDGAYRVDGFSQILKLFLALGLFLALLTAGGLRDIPADFRPEFYLFTVLGGFGLVTLVSCVDVLTLVVALQMASFPLYLLVPLRREREGQRAQMESAAKYIMFGIAANGIMLFGLSYLYGLTGATALPALMHKLRPVAESPLALAGLALTCCGLFYKLAVFPFHFWTPDVYQGSSNESAAIIASLPKLGAVAVLARLTALASPDNPRFALLLAVLAAASMFYGNLAALVQTDLKRLLGFSGIAHAGYTVVGLVALDRDGRAAALYYLFAYLFMTLACFTVVCRVSYEGRNVAMSELAGLHRRSPLLAWTLLAGVFGLAGVPPLAGFIGKLALLKAALAQGWLWLLVLAVLNSAIAVYYYLLLIREAFFRDATPEAPVLELDAATRWLCWLLVVLILALGLFPGRIIALLGMVV
- a CDS encoding ribonuclease H-like domain-containing protein codes for the protein MKNIVYLDVETQKSAEEVGGWHKIGDMRMSVGVIYSTAAREYKIFLESQVDQLIKELMRADLVVGYNHERFDYEVLHAYTPMDLRQIPSLDLLLELQAATNRRLPLDDVAAATLGVNKTSQGMQALEWFKQGKLLEIAEYCCYDVKLTRLLHEYGVAHQHVWYLDNTGRKVKVPVKWKPA
- a CDS encoding NADH-quinone oxidoreductase subunit M, giving the protein MPDLFNNIGFPWLSVLIFSPLVALTVLLLLPGARAQRWWTLFFTTGEFAVSLLLYPQFNPQTAAYQFVEQHAWIAPWKIHYTVGVDGISLWLVLLTTLVMPLCVLASWTYIQTRLKEFLAALLLMETAMLGVFCALDFVLFFVFWEAMLIPMALIIGVWGGPRRIYAALKFFVYTMAGSVFLLVAIIALFLQAGTFHIPDLMGREYPMNVQFWVFLAFFISFAIKVPMFPFHTWLPAAHVEAPTAGSVLLASILLKMGGYGFVRLSLPITPQAAQLFAPAIQWLSVIAIIYGGLAALAQTDMKKLVAYSSVAHMGFVTLGIFTFTSGGLEGAMLQMINHGITTGALFICVGLLYERLHTREMNAAAGVGKFMPVFITAFGVFALSSMAFPGTNSFIGEFLVLASTFASVPMVAVAAVPGVIIAAAYLLRLLQRLAWGGTCNPDHAGIKDLSWHEIAALLPLFMLVFWLGLKPGSFVEAMRPSLLNLLQQVQSAAKL